The following proteins come from a genomic window of Pichia kudriavzevii chromosome 1, complete sequence:
- a CDS encoding uncharacterized protein (PKUD0A08950; similar to Saccharomyces cerevisiae YGL022W (STT3); ancestral locus Anc_4.98) has translation MLVSIDKDGNVQMDANVLAILRLLVQTAIFVCIAAAAIGSRLFSVIRFESIIHEFDPWFNFRATKYLVSHSFYQFLNWFDDKTWYPLGRVTGGTLYPGLMVTSSVIHNLLHKIGLPVDIRNVCVMLAPVFSSLTALATYLFTYEITTTLPSFKYNKKTTALLSAAFMSIVPGYISRSVAGSYDNEAISITLLMITFYFWIKAVKYGSVLYASITAVFYFYMVSAWGGYVFITNMIPLHIFTLILMGRFDYKLYTSYCTWYALGTLMSMQIPFVGFLPIKSNDHMAAFGVFGLLQLVVVTIYFKNVLSPTTFYRLMIIFGAMTFSLGIFGLILATKLGWIAPWTGRFYSLWDTNYAKIHIPIIASVSEHQPTPWSSFYFDMNFLIWLFPIGVYLCFQDLSNESVFIIIYSVFGSYFAGVMIRLMLTLAPIVCVCASLTLGRLIDIYFDFRDFLADLSAKDEVKSNKETNSTNSLSTLLSRLVVISTLVFYLFFYVQHCIWVNSNAYSSPSVVLATKNRDGSPAIIDDFREAYYWLRMNSEEDSKVMAWWDYGYQIGGMADRTTFVDNNTWNNTHIATVGKAMAVNEEKSEVIMRKLGVDYVLVIFGGLLGYSGDDLNKFLWMIRISEGIWPEDVNERSYFTDRGEYRVDELASQTMKDSLMYKMSFHGFSDAFNGRDAVDRVRQQRLSANYAKDIHLDVLEEVFTSENWLVRIYKLKDEDNFGRSLIEVGDAERAGLTRRQRRVAAKKRPAVDLRV, from the coding sequence ATGCTCGTGAGTATAGACAAAGACGGGAATGTGCAGATGGATGCCAATGTTCTTGCGATTTTGAGGCTGCTTGTGCAGACAGCCATTTTCGTATGTATTGCAGCAGCTGCTATTGGTTCCAGATTGTTTTCTGTCATCAGATTCGAGTCCATTATCCACGAATTTGACCCATGGTTTAACTTTAGAGCAACTAAATATCTTGTTTCCCATTCTTTCTATCAGTTTTTGAATTGGTTTGATGATAAAACTTGGTATCCACTAGGTAGAGTCACTGGTGGTACTTTATACCCCGGTTTAATGGTCACTTCTTCCGTTATCCATAATCTGCTACATAAAATTGGTCTTCCAGTCGATATTAGAAATGTTTGTGTTATGTTAGCCCCTGTTTTCTCGTCATTGACAGCTTTGGCTACTTACTTGTTTACTTATGAAATTACGACAACTTTACCTTCGTTTAAATAcaacaagaaaacaacGGCATTGTTAAGTGCCGCTTTCATGTCAATTGTTCCTGGTTATATATCAAGGTCTGTTGCAGGCTCCTATGACAATGAAGCAATTTCCATCACACTTTTGATGATAACCTTTTATTTCTGGATTAAGGCAGTCAAGTATGGCTCTGTTTTGTATGCTTCCATTACCGCCGTCTTCTATTTTTATATGGTCTCCGCCTGGGGTGGTTATGTTTTCATTACAAACATGATTCCTTTGCATATTTTCACGTTGATTTTAATGGGAAGATTCGACTATAAGCTATACACCTCCTATTGTACCTGGTATGCCCTAGGTACTTTAATGTCGATGCAGATTCcttttgttggatttttgccaatcaaatcaaatgaTCACATGGCTGCCTTTGGGGTTTTCGGGCTTTTGCAATTGGTTGTTGTTACCATTTATTTTAAGAATGTCTTGTCGCCAACTACATTTTACCGTTTAATGATTATTTTTGGTGCTATGACATTTTCGTTGGGAATTTTTGGGTTGATCTTAGCTACAAAATTGGGATGGATTGCTCCATGGACCGGTAGATTCTACTCTCTATGGGATACGAACTACGCGAAGATTCATATACCAATTATTGCTTCGGTTTCGGAGCATCAACCAACTCCATGGTCGTCATTCTATTTTGACATGAATTTCCTTATATGGTTATTCCCAATTGGCGTTTATTTATGTTTCCAAGATCTATCTAATGAGTCAgtttttattatcatttATTCCGTGTTTGGCTCGTACTTTGCAGGTGTCATGATTCGGTTGATGCTAACATTGGCACCAattgtttgtgtttgtgcCTCTCTAACTCTGGGTAGATTGATTGATATTTACTTTGACTTTAGAGATTTCCTTGCCGACTTATCAGCTAAGGATGAAGTGAAAAGCAACAAGGAGACAAACAGTACAAATAGCTTAAGTACGTTACTATCGAGATTGGTGGTCATTTCTACATTGGTCTTTTACTTATTCTTCTATGTTCAACACTGTATTTGGGTCAATTCAAATGCATACTCTTCGCCGTCTGTTGTTTTGGCTACAAAGAATAGAGATGGTAGCCCTGCAATTATAGACGATTTCAGAGAGGCTTATTATTGGTTAAGGATGAACAGTGAGGAAGATTCTAAGGTTATGGCATGGTGGGACTACGGCTACCAAATTGGTGGCATGGCGGACAGAACAACTTTCGTTGATAACAATACCTGGAACAACACGCATATTGCAACAGTGGGTAAGGCCATGGCTGtcaatgaggaaaaatCGGAAGTGATTATGAGGAAGTTAGGTGTTGACTATGTCCTAGTTATTTTTGGTGGGTTGTTAGGGTACAGTGGTGACGATTTGAACAAGTTCTTATGGATGATCAGGATTAGTGAGGGTATTTGGCCGGAGGATGTCAATGAAAGATCATACTTTACAGATAGGGGGGAGTATAGAGTCGATGAACTGGCATCCCAAACAATGAAGGATTCGCTGATGTATAAGATGTCATTTCATGGATTCTCAGACGCCTTTAATGGACGGGATGCTGTTGACAGGGTGAGACAACAAAGACTGAGTGCAAACTACGCCAAAGATATCCATCTTGATGTTCTCGAGGAGGTATTTACAAGTGAAAACTGGTTAGTTAGAATTTACAAACTCAAGGATGAGGACAACTTTGGTCGTAGTTTGATTGAAGTTGGAGATGCGGAACGCGCAGGGCTCACACGTAGACAAAGGCGTGTTGCTGCGAAGAAGAGACCAGCAGTTGATCTGCGTGTTTAA
- a CDS encoding uncharacterized protein (PKUD0A08960; similar to Saccharomyces cerevisiae YBL039C (URA7) and YJR103W (URA8); ancestral locus Anc_7.476) — translation MKYVVVSGGVISGIGKGVLASSTGLLLKTLGLRVTSIKIDPYLNIDAGTMSPLEHGECFVLDDGGEVDLDLGNYERYLGISLTRDHNITTGKIYSHVIEKERKGDYLGKTVQVVPHITNAIQDWIEKVSRIPVDNSGIEPDVCIIELGGTVGDIESAPFVEALRQFQFRVGHENFALIHVSLVPVIHGEQKTKPTQAAIKDLRSLGLLPDMIGCRCSTELDIPTIEKIAMFCHVGAEQVLAIRDVNSTYHVPLLLKEQKMVDFLTRRLRLDELNISGEMAHKGEELFNKWSSLTTKHDQSFENVTIAIVGKYTNLHDSYLSVIKSLEHSAMRCGRKLEIVWVESTDLEPETESANKSNFHTAWQLVCKADGILVPGGFGSRGIEGMIAAAKWARENKVPYLGVCLGLQIAVIEFVRNVLGKKEASSIEFDPELTEENQAVVYMPEIDRERLGGTMRLGLRPTVFQEDSESSKIRKLYGDSAEVFERHRHRYEVNPKLMEEISNNGLKFVGKDEAGERCEIFELDDHPFYVATQYHPEYISKVLDPSRPFLGLIAAASGKLDEVLRMDLKQRSNDF, via the coding sequence atgaaatacGTTGTCGTTTCCGGTGGTGTTATCTCTGGTATTGGTAAGGGTGTTTTGGCTTCATCTACTGGTCTGTTATTAAAGACTCTTGGCTTGAGAGTTACCTCCATTAAGATTGATCCGTACTTGAACATCGATGCGGGCACAATGTCACCATTAGAGCATGGTGAGTGTTTTGTCCTTGATGATGGTGGTGAAGTTGATTTAGATTTGGGTAACTATGAGAGATACCTTGGTATTTCATTAACCAGAGATCACAACATCACTACTGGTAAAATATATTCCCATGTGATtgagaaggagagaaaGGGCGATTACCTAGGTAAAACCGTCCAAGTTGTTCCTCATATCACCAATGCAATTCAAGATTggattgaaaaagtttctaGAATTCCTGTTGACAATTCTGGAATTGAACCGGATGTTTGTATTATCGAGTTAGGTGGTACTGTTGGTGATATTGAGTCGGCGCCATTTGTTGAAGCCCTAAGACAGTTCCAATTCAGAGTTGGTCATGAGAACTTTGCGTTGATTCACGTTTCATTAGTTCCTGTTATCCATGGCgaacaaaaaacaaagccAACCCAAGCAGCCATTAAGGATTTGAGAAGTTTAGGTTTGTTGCCAGATATGATTGGTTGTAGATGTTCCACCGAATTGGATATTCCAACTATTGAGAAAATCGCCATGTTTTGTCATGTTGGAGCAGAGCAAGTTTTAGCAATCAGAGATGTCAATTCCACCTACCATGTTCCATTACTGTTGAAGGAACAAAAGATGGTTGATTTCTTAACGAGGAGATTGAGATTAGATGAATTAAATATCAGTGGAGAAATGGCTCACAAGGGTGAAGAGTTATTCAATAAATGGAGTTCCTTAACAACCAAGCACGAccaatcttttgaaaatgttaCAATTGCAATTGTTGGTAAATACACCAATCTACACGATTCCTACCTTTCTGTGATCAAATCGTTGGAGCATTCCGCAATGAGATGCGGTCGTAAATTGGAGATTGTTTGGGTGGAGAGTACCGATTTAGAGCCAGAAACCGAATCTGCGAACAAGTCCAACTTCCATACTGCTTGGCAATTAGTTTGTAAGGCCGATGGTATTCTAGTTCCGGGTGGGTTTGGATCCAGAGGTATCGAAGGTATGATTGCGGCAGCTAAATGGGCCAGAGAAAACAAGGTTCCATATTTGGGTGTTTGTTTAGGTTTACAAATTGCAGttattgaatttgtcaGAAACGTCTTGGGTAAGAAGGAAGCCTCCTCCATTGAATTCGACCCTGAACTAACTGAAGAAAACCAAGCTGTTGTTTATATGCCAGAAATTGACCGAGAAAGACTTGGTGGTACAATGAGATTAGGCCTAAGACCAACAGTTTTCCAGGAAGACAGTGAAAGTTCTAAAATTAGAAAGTTGTACGGAGACTCAGCAGAAGTTTTCGAGAGACACAGACACAGATACGAGGTTAATCCTAAGTTGATGGAAGAGATTTCAAACAACGGTTTGAAGTTTGTCGGTAAGGACGAAGCTGGAGAGCGGtgtgaaatttttgaactTGATGACCACCCATTCTATGTTGCTACTCAGTATCATCCAGAGTACATTTCCAAGGTTTTGGATCCATCGAGACCATTCCTTGGTTTAATTGCAGCTGCAAGTGGTAAACTCGACGAAGTTTTAAGAATGGACCTAAAGCAACGTTCCAATGATTTTTAA
- a CDS encoding uncharacterized protein (PKUD0A08970; similar to Saccharomyces cerevisiae YOR311C (DGK1); ancestral locus Anc_8.788), with product MSASGASRHIVADETYDESQDPDFTLANATTAFDEDETFNLDIDRQELADLKEDLRQQEHLQQEKKKENGENLQETAKDTNAVAEKQPSALKLPIHEKFHSFIHKHEVPRKCFHVSIGFITLYLYSRGVSATSIAKPAAIAASVIFSLDLLRFNWPLFNKAYCATVGFLMREKEVNSINGVIYFLTGTALTFYFNHTDIAVMSILLLSWSDTAASTFGRAYGHLSPKLSSGKSLIGSFAAFLTGTAACYIFYALITPNFPQYNSDFQYSPIDNHLDLNTLALLSGFIAALSEGIEICGLDDNLTIPVLSGLFLNAVVNLGK from the coding sequence ATGTCTGCCTCGGGAGCGTCTCGTCACATTGTTGCCGACGAAACATACGACGAATCGCAAGATCCAGATTTCACCTTGGCCAACGCCACTACTGCCTTTGACGAAGACGAGACATTCAATCTCGACATTGACCGCCAAGAGCTGGCTGATTTGAAAGAAGACCTTAGACAACAGGAACATCTACAAcaggagaagaagaaggagaacGGGGAGAACCTCCAAGAGACTGCCAAAGACACAAATGCAGTTGCTGAAAAACAGCCCTCAGCCTTGAAACTACCCATTCACGAGAAATTCCACTCTTTCATCCACAAACACGAGGTCCCTCGTAAGTGCTTCCATGTATCCATTGGATTCATAACACTCTATCTCTATTCCCGTGGAGTGTCGGCTACTTCTATTGCAAAACCAGCCGCAATCGCCGCATCAGTAATCTTTTCACTAGATCTTTTGAGGTTTAATTGGCCCTTGTTTAACAAGGCTTACTGTGCAACAGTCGGCTTCTTGATGCGTGAAAAGGAAGTCAATTCCATTAATGGAGTCATTTACTTCTTGACCGGTACTGCTCTGACCTTCTACTTCAATCATACAGACATCGCCGTAATGTCAATCTTGCTGTTGAGTTGGTCAGATACAGCAGCTTCAACTTTCGGTCGTGCTTATGGTCATCTCTCCCCAAAACTCTCCTCGGGTAAATCGTTGATTGGCTCATTTGCAGCATTCTTAACAGGTACCGCCGCTTGCTACATCTTCTACGCCCTCATAACACCAAACTTCCCTCAGTATAACTCGGATTTCCAATATTCCCCCATTGATAACCACCTGGATCTGAACACCCTGGCTCTTTTGTCCGGCTTCATAGCAGCCCTCAGCGAAGGTATTGAGATTTGTGGCTTGGATGATAACCTCACAATCCCAGTTTTATCAGGGCTGTTCTTAAATGCAGTCGTTAACCTTGGCAAATAG
- a CDS encoding uncharacterized protein (PKUD0A08980; similar to Saccharomyces cerevisiae YFL014W (HSP12); ancestral locus Anc_8.62) — MSLWRLREYFQRGAVYYKRTSVSPTVCNVLVVVLSPIYFLQDKTTQYLIHSQHITMADAGRKDFSDKLSEKVTPDSQKTYYDQAKEAVTDAYDKAASALTPEDNKSLGQRLGDSVQRGHDDAKGDAKSAANSGESAFDHLKQATADAVERVSAAVTGAKEGAENNAKK, encoded by the coding sequence ATGTCTCTATGGCGTCTACGTGAATATTTCCAACGAGGAGCAGTATACTATAAAAGGACAAGTGTTTCTCCCACTGTTTGTAATGTGTTGGTGGTAGTTTTATCCCCCATATATTTTCTACAAGACAAGACAACCCAATACCTTATACATTCACAACATATAACAATGGCTGACGCTGGCAGAAAAGACTTTTCCGACAAACTCTCCGAGAAGGTTACTCCGGACTCACAAAAGACATACTATGACCAGGCCAAGGAGGCTGTCACTGATGCCTATGACAAGGCGGCTTCTGCACTAACTCCAGAAGACAACAAGTCATTGGGTCAACGTTTAGGCGACTCTGTGCAAAGAGGCCACGACGACGCCAAGGGCGATGCAAAGAGTGCTGCAAACTCTGGCGAGTCTGCCTTTGACCACCTCAAGCAAGCGACTGCAGATGCAGTTGAGCGTGTCTCTGCGGCGGTTACCGGTGCCAAGGAGGGAGCAGAAAACAATGCAAAGAAATAG
- a CDS encoding uncharacterized protein (PKUD0A08990), with protein sequence METKPRPRLLECPRKKKRKKGEGGVRPTEMMCNCTVNGNYKRIYRYNPLTYTSSSIKVVRNRSIYVNRTCTTNYKRFFVVDHINRGRQRIHSEKLRGEKKKELLKAARRETVFLKFENRQGEKADTNLVAGKRLRERQTHLERQGAIKLLDNHDGVQERCLWRSQS encoded by the coding sequence ATGGAAACCAAACCTCGCCCGCGTCTCTTGGAATGTCccaggaaaaaaaaaagaaaaaaaggggaaGGGGGGGTGCGCCCTACAGAAATGATGTGCAATTGCACGGTAAATGGGAACTATAAACGGATTTACAGGTACAATCCTCTAACGTATACAAGCAGTTCGATTAAAGTAGTCAGAAATAGGAGTATCTACGTCAATCGTACATGTACTACCAACTATAAAAGGTTCTTTGTTGTCGATCACATAAACAGGGGACGGCAGCGTATTCACAGTGAAAAACTGAGgggggagaaaaaaaaagagttgCTAAAAGCTGCAAGGCGCGAAACAGTTTTTCTCAAGTTCGAAAATAGACAAGGGGAAAAAGCAGACACCAATTTAGTGGCAGGTAAGAGATTGAGAGAGAGACAAACACATCTAGAGAGACAAGGTGCCATTAAACTTTTGGATAACCATGACGGTGTACAAGAAAGATGCTTGTGGAGAAGCCAAAGTTAA
- a CDS encoding uncharacterized protein (PKUD0A09000; similar to Saccharomyces cerevisiae YJL205C (NCE101); ancestral locus Anc_1.129), translated as MMTASDSARVINQFKHYPYLISKWLDPLLAVGMGVSAYYLYEKRVGRPEGHTLNELLLEKLKKMNVL; from the coding sequence ATGATGACGGCATCCGACTCAGCACGTGTGATCAACCAGTTCAAACATTATCCGTACCTCATTTCCAAGTGGCTAGACCCTCTTCTTGCTGTTGGAATGGGTGTTTCTGCGTACTACCTCTACGAGAAACGAGTTGGCAGACCAGAGGGCCACACCTTGAACGAGCTCCTCTTGGAGAAGCTCAAGAAGATGAACGTCCTCTAG
- a CDS encoding uncharacterized protein (PKUD0A09010; similar to Saccharomyces cerevisiae YJR102C (VPS25); ancestral locus Anc_7.474) → MLIFLSCSSLYTLVGLLLSLHVVALSLTNTMSYTYPKVWSFPPFFTKQPNKETYDTQVNEWIKIIHEYCKSCKVWKITRECPVFTNTAIRRQLETSFIEEIFRELERRGGGSIVSDGVYIWWYTLEEWSSRVYEWVEDNGQKGVMMTVFELEGQFDGMPYDMMEKVLKRLEKQGKVTTVVERDEIVGVKF, encoded by the coding sequence ATGTTGATATTCTTGTCATGCAGCTCACTTTACACTCTTGTTGGACTACTGCTCTCTCTCCACGTTGTGGCATTAAGTTTGACAAACACCATGAGTTATACTTACCCCAAAGTATGGAGTTTCCCTCCCTTTTTCACAAAACAGCCCAACAAGGAAACCTACGATACGCAGGTAAACGAATGGATCAAAATAATACATGAATACTGCAAGTCTTGTAAGGTTTGGAAAATCACAAGAGAATGTCCTGTTTTCACCAACACGGCAATACGGCGGCAGCTGGAGACGTCCTTTATCGAGGAGATCTTTCGGGAACTGGAGAGAAGGGGCGGTGGGAGTATAGTTAGCGATGGGGTCTATATATGGTGGTACACACTTGAGGAGTGGAGCAGCCGTGTCTACGAGTGGGTTGAGGACAACGGGCAGAAGGGGGTTATGATGACGGTCTTTGAGCTGGAGGGCCAGTTTGACGGGATGCCGTACGATATGATGGAGAAGGTGCTCAAAAGACTCGAGAAGCAGGGGAAAGTCACCACGGTTGTAGAGAGGGACGAAATTGTTGGTGTTAAGTTCTAG
- a CDS encoding uncharacterized protein (PKUD0A09020) translates to MFISLILSGVGGLGQPETRKSSIHLRLMTDLAAAQEDVSHHNKILQGLDDLLRESIYITTCKEYSNHTNEELDLLIYKQLKETGYPLTSSMDEVERHLEDMLGVRLQLLNEQFTGPLPNPQIQQPDVSKLDEMMDEYQSIASSNNAKLSKLRELVARLKEAKGGKPEIDPNLIRQYNKTVSKNLMLADFITDLISSINTANYSQDEQLLNILLDCSDYNDYIQL, encoded by the coding sequence ATGTTTATCTCTCTGATCCTCAGTGGAGTGGGGGGTCTTGGTCAACCAGAAACCAGAAAATCCAGCATTCACTTGAGACTCATGACGGACCTTGCAGCTGCTCAGGAAGATGTGTCACACCACAACAAAATCTTGCAAGGGTTAGATGATCTCTTAAGGGAATCCATTTATATCACAACATGTAAAGAGTACAGTAACCATACTAACGAGGAATTGGATCTATTGATTTACAAACAGCTAAAAGAGACCGGGTATCCACTTACCTCGTCGATGGATGAAGTGGAGAGACATTTGGAGGACATGCTTGGGGTACGGCTGCAGTTGCTTAATGAACAGTTTACCGGGCCCCTACCAAACCCACAGATACAACAACCAGATGTTTCAAAACTGGACGAGATGATGGATGAATACCAGTCTATAGCATCGTCAAATAACGCCAAGTTATCGAAACTACGAGAGCTGGTGGCCAGACTGAAGGAAGCTAAAGGCGGTAAACCAGAGATTGATCCGAACCTTATACGACAATACAATAAAACTGTTTCCAAGAATCTCATGCTTGCCGATTTCATAACCGACCTCATTTCCTCAATAAACACAGCTAATTATTCGCAGGATGAACAGTTGCTCAACATCCTTCTAGATTGCAGTGATTACAATGACTATATACAGTTATAA
- a CDS encoding uncharacterized protein (PKUD0A09030; similar to Saccharomyces cerevisiae YJR101W (RSM26); ancestral locus Anc_7.473), which translates to MNVLRQVISRRSIHLAPRLPLETTYKENGIKGLMSAQQFQTAWCDYQSYLTRNLTLRTVDSEYETRTPMAIALSTAKDPQKADIFHYASQAHNNHFFFQQLKESSPFNENEIKPSLLRSLQSTFQSMENFKNELLLAADVMSGNGWVYLIEDENKILKIVSCNNDGTPYLYTRNQSVDLNATFEYSDFKKLQRQREDLKNGVKDYSLPLLCINVWEYAYLVDYGVNGKAEYLEKLWDSIDWNVINKRVFSNIEM; encoded by the coding sequence ATGAATGTGTTACGCCAAGTTATTTCTAGGAGATCCATCCACCTTGCACCGAGACTACCACTGGAAACCACatacaaagaaaatggtatTAAAGGTTTAATGAGCGCACAGCAATTTCAAACTGCGTGGTGTGACTATCAGAGCTACCTTACCAGAAACCTGACCTTGAGGACCGTCGATAGTGAATATGAGACCAGAACTCCAATGGCTATTGCATTGTCAACAGCCAAAGACCCACAAAAGGCTGATATATTTCATTATGCATCACAGGCACACAACaaccatttctttttccaacaACTGAAGGAATCAAGTCCGTTCAACGAAAACGAAATTAAGCCTTCACTTTTGAGATCCTTGCAGAGCACATTCCAGTCGATGGAAAACTTTAAGAACGAGCTGTTACTTGCAGCAGACGTTATGAGCGGTAACGGTTGGGTCTATCTCATTGAGGACGAAAATAAGATTCTGAAAATTGTTTCGTGTAATAACGACGGTACTCCTTATCTATACACTAGAAATCAATCTGTTGACTTGAATGCTACCTTTGAGTATTCcgatttcaagaaattacaACGTCAAAGGGAGGACTTGAAGAACGGAGTGAAAGACTATTCCCTACCACTGCTGTGTATCAACGTGTGGGAATATGCCTATCTAGTAGATTACGGTGTCAACGGTAAGGCTGAATATTTAGAGAAGCTCTGGGATTCGATTGATTGGAATGTTATCAACAAGCGGGTATTTTCCAACATTGAAATGTGA
- a CDS encoding uncharacterized protein (PKUD0A09040; similar to Saccharomyces cerevisiae YJR100C (AIM25); ancestral locus Anc_7.472), which translates to MWPRLRVLGRRWYSPLNYNTENSRSLARGSKVGRAGRFGRGDWIPPQTTEPIDREIQPEINLPTEIPKDLPKSNQITERHPCLWMLSQPTLVVERRIEYMNLFLGFEQANQYALYDGNGTQIGWIMERDFGIGKAIMRQIYRLHRPFTVDVIDMNGGLLMTIRRPFSWINSHIKSVVVDYDGNETVVGESVQSWHLWRRRYNLFRSDDDGDFVQFGKIDSGFLRWEFPIYNERGEISGSVSRNFGGFFREAFTDTGVYILRMDGMDNIEGGPPSDRPLTLEERAVVLANAVSIDFDYFSRHSGVGGGGFIIGGGSADI; encoded by the coding sequence ATGTGGCCAAGATTACGTGTGCTAGGACGGAGATGGTATAGTCCACTGAATTACAATACAGAGAACAGCCGTTCACTTGCAAGGGGGTCCAAGGTTGGGCGTGCTGGCCGGTTTGGACGTGGGGATTGGATCCCTCCACAGACTACAGAGCCAATTGATAGGGAGATTCAGCCGGAAATTAATTTACCAACAGAAATTCCGAAGGACTTGCCCAAGAGCAACCAGATCACTGAGAGACATCCGTGTTTGTGGATGTTATCCCAGCCAACACTAGTTGTGGAGAGGCGAATTGAGTACATGAATCTCTTTTTAGGCTTTGAGCAGGCCAACCAGTATGCCCTCTACGACGGCAATGGGACACAGATAGGCTGGATCATGGAACGGGATTTTGGAATAGGCAAGGCGATAATGAGACAGATATACCGGCTACATCGGCCGTTTACGGTTGACGTTATCGATATGAATGGAGGGTTGTTGATGACCATCCGGAGGCCATTCAGCTGGATCAATTCGCACATCAAATCCGTTGTTGTTGACTATGACGGGAATGAGACTGTTGTCGGAGAGAGTGTTCAAAGCTGGCATCTTTGGAGGAGAAGGTACAATCTATTCCGAAGTGACGATGACGGAGATTTTGTGCAATTTGGTAAAATCGATTCAGGGTTTTTGCGGTGGGAATTCCCCATTTACAATGAGCGTGGTGAAATTTCTGGGTCAGTGAGTCGAAACTTTGGAGGGTTTTTCAGAGAGGCTTTTACAGATACGGGTGTGTATATTCTGCGGATGGACGGTATGGATAACATTGAGGGCGGTCCGCCGAGCGATCGGCCCTTGACTTTAGAGGAGCGTGCGGTTGTATTAGCCAATGCTGTTTCTATTGATTTCGATTATTTTAGTAGACATTCTGGAGTTGGCGGCGGTGGGTTTATTATTGGTGGTGGAAGTGCTGATATTTAG
- a CDS encoding uncharacterized protein (PKUD0A09050; similar to Saccharomyces cerevisiae YJR104C (SOD1); ancestral locus Anc_7.477), which produces MVKAVAVLRGDSTVKGVVSFEQASAQDLISISWEIEGNDPNAKRGFHIHHFGDNTNGCTSAGPHFNPFGKNHGAPEDEDRHVGDLGNIETDGSGVARGSKTDRLVTLFGEHSVLGRTVVVHSGEDDLGKGGHPDSLKTGNAGGRPACGVIGFAA; this is translated from the coding sequence ATGGTGAAAGCTGTCGCAGTTCTCAGAGGTGATTCTACTGTCAAAGGTGTCGTGTCCTTCGAGCAAGCATCTGCTCAAGACCttatttccatttcttgGGAAATTGAAGGTAATGACCCAAACGCAAAGAGAGGTTTCCACATTCACCATTTTGGTGATAACACCAATGGTTGTACTTCTGCCGGTCCTCACTTCAACCCATTTGGCAAGAACCACGGTGCTCCAGAAGATGAGGACAGACACGTTGGCGACTTGGGTAACATTGAAACAGACGGTAGCGGTGTGGCAAGAGGTTCCAAGACAGACCGTTTAGTTACCCTCTTTGGTGAACACTCTGTTCTCGGCAGAACCGTTGTGGTCCACTCGGGTGAAGACGATCTCGGTAAAGGTGGCCATCCTGACTCCTTGAAGACCGGTAACGCCGGCGGCAGACCAGCATGTGGTGTTATTGGATTTGCAGCTTAA